The following are from one region of the Candidatus Aenigmatarchaeota archaeon genome:
- a CDS encoding flippase, producing the protein MADYMKRVVSGAAFLFVFNVFGAGFSYLLRFLMTSNLTPTDYALFWSCFSLISLLMIFSDFGLMHSQIYHVSKFRAEKKYPELRSAIATGFAMQLVLGVIFASIVILFSGQIASSYLSQYPNYELSVFLIRVLALGAFMNVFLNVLVSVFQGMQRMRTTAIFEFTRLFLWFSLTGVFLYFGFSTASPAFGFLAGYILMTFIYAVPAMKLIPKGKFQVDPKIARQLYTYGLPVMVSLAIGYIINYTDTIMLNVFRMTPASIGFYQTAQPTATLLWFFSGALITVLFPMIAEMNAKDKTAISQGLNLIYRYIWLAVVPAALITFSFSAEILGIIFGPAYAAGSNVLKILSIGAIMFSVTQINGAVLNGLGKPDGYRDVVFRGAIINVILNMMLIPVFGIEGAALSTLFCYSVILVGSFYELRKSVKPKIPVKSWLKTLLAGSVALGALYLAKGLAYPSVYLKIIAGFAVFGAVYGILALLMGLITIEEILDLAKKAVSK; encoded by the coding sequence ATGGCCGATTACATGAAGCGCGTGGTTTCAGGCGCGGCTTTCCTGTTTGTCTTCAATGTGTTTGGCGCGGGCTTTAGCTACCTCCTGCGCTTTTTGATGACGTCAAACCTCACCCCAACTGATTATGCGCTCTTCTGGTCTTGCTTTTCCCTCATAAGCCTGCTGATGATTTTCTCGGACTTCGGCCTGATGCACAGCCAGATTTACCATGTCTCAAAGTTCCGGGCTGAAAAGAAGTACCCGGAGCTTAGGAGCGCTATAGCTACGGGCTTTGCGATGCAGCTTGTCCTGGGGGTAATTTTTGCCTCAATTGTCATACTCTTTTCCGGGCAGATTGCTTCAAGCTACCTGTCCCAGTACCCAAACTATGAGCTTAGCGTTTTCCTGATACGGGTTCTCGCCCTTGGCGCTTTTATGAACGTATTTTTGAACGTCCTCGTTTCGGTCTTCCAGGGGATGCAGAGGATGAGAACAACCGCGATTTTCGAATTTACACGGCTCTTTTTATGGTTTTCCCTGACAGGGGTTTTTCTTTATTTCGGCTTTTCAACAGCTTCGCCTGCCTTTGGCTTTCTTGCCGGCTACATCCTGATGACCTTCATTTATGCCGTCCCTGCCATGAAGCTGATTCCAAAAGGAAAGTTTCAGGTTGACCCGAAAATCGCAAGGCAGCTCTATACCTATGGGCTTCCTGTAATGGTGTCTCTTGCCATCGGATACATCATTAATTACACAGACACGATAATGCTGAATGTATTTCGCATGACCCCCGCATCAATTGGTTTTTACCAGACTGCCCAGCCAACCGCAACTCTCCTTTGGTTTTTCTCGGGAGCGCTTATCACAGTTCTCTTCCCGATGATTGCTGAGATGAACGCAAAGGACAAAACAGCGATTTCCCAGGGGCTGAACCTCATTTACCGCTACATCTGGCTTGCAGTCGTGCCTGCAGCGCTCATAACGTTCTCATTTTCCGCTGAGATACTGGGCATAATCTTCGGCCCTGCTTACGCCGCCGGCTCGAACGTGCTCAAAATCCTCTCGATAGGCGCAATAATGTTCTCGGTGACGCAGATAAACGGCGCAGTCCTGAACGGGCTTGGTAAGCCCGACGGCTACAGGGATGTCGTTTTCAGGGGAGCGATAATAAACGTAATACTCAATATGATGCTCATACCGGTCTTTGGAATCGAGGGAGCTGCGCTTTCGACGCTTTTCTGCTACTCTGTGATACTTGTTGGCTCTTTCTATGAGCTTCGAAAGTCAGTCAAGCCGAAAATCCCTGTGAAGAGTTGGCTTAAGACCTTGCTTGCGGGGTCAGTGGCGCTGGGGGCGCTCTACTTGGCAAAGGGGCTGGCTTACCCCAGTGTTTACCTGAAAATCATTGCCGGTTTTGCCGTTTTCGGCGCAGTTTACGGCATTCTGGCGTTGCTTATGGGGCTCATTACGATTGAAGAGATTCTTGACCTGGCAAAGAAAGCGGTTTCGAAGTAA